One genomic region from Haloarcula taiwanensis encodes:
- a CDS encoding S-adenosylmethionine synthetase (catalyzes the formation of S-adenosylmethionine from methionine and ATP), whose protein sequence is MTERNIHVQPASGLAVEDQDIEVVERKGIGHPDSICDGIAETVSRALAQTYIDRFGTVLHYNTDETQLVAGTAAPAYGGGEVLEPIYILVVGRATKKFDGERIPAESIALRAARDYLDEQFPHLDLGSDVIVDVQFGEGSGDLQTVFGEEATVPMANDTSYGVGHAPLTETEQIVRNTEQKLTGEYAEANPVVGQDVKVMGKREGDHIDVTVAVAMVDEHVPDLEAYKTAVSDVQAFVTDLAEEYTDRDVTVHVNTADDYDAESIYLTTTGTSAEQGDDGSVGRGNRANGLITPNRPMSMEATSGKNPVNHIGKIYNLLSTEIAQSVANEVDGIRQVQMRLLSQIGSPIDEPHVADATVVTEDGIAVGDVESEIQATIDDELADVTDITRQVIEGNLSTF, encoded by the coding sequence ATGACTGAGCGGAACATCCACGTCCAACCTGCGAGCGGGCTCGCCGTCGAAGATCAAGACATCGAAGTCGTAGAGCGCAAGGGTATCGGCCACCCGGACTCAATCTGTGACGGCATCGCGGAGACGGTGTCGCGTGCGCTGGCACAGACGTACATCGACCGCTTTGGCACAGTCTTGCATTACAACACAGACGAGACACAGCTCGTCGCTGGCACCGCCGCCCCGGCGTATGGCGGCGGCGAGGTGCTTGAGCCGATCTACATTCTGGTCGTCGGTCGAGCGACGAAGAAGTTCGACGGCGAACGCATCCCGGCCGAAAGCATCGCTCTTCGGGCCGCACGCGACTACCTCGACGAGCAGTTCCCACATCTCGACCTCGGGTCCGATGTCATCGTCGACGTTCAGTTCGGCGAAGGGTCGGGCGATCTCCAGACAGTGTTCGGCGAGGAGGCGACAGTTCCGATGGCAAACGACACGAGCTATGGCGTCGGCCACGCTCCGCTAACGGAAACAGAACAGATCGTCCGAAACACCGAGCAGAAACTGACCGGCGAATACGCCGAGGCAAACCCGGTCGTCGGCCAGGACGTCAAGGTGATGGGCAAGCGCGAGGGCGACCACATCGATGTGACCGTGGCCGTCGCAATGGTCGACGAACACGTCCCGGACCTCGAAGCGTACAAAACCGCTGTTTCGGACGTTCAAGCATTCGTTACCGACCTCGCAGAGGAGTACACCGACCGTGACGTAACGGTCCACGTCAACACGGCCGACGACTACGACGCCGAGTCAATCTATCTCACGACCACTGGGACCAGCGCCGAGCAGGGCGATGACGGCTCCGTCGGGCGCGGAAACCGCGCGAACGGGCTCATCACGCCGAACCGCCCGATGAGCATGGAGGCGACATCCGGCAAGAACCCAGTTAACCACATCGGAAAAATATATAATCTTCTCTCGACAGAAATAGCACAGTCCGTCGCGAATGAGGTTGACGGCATCCGACAGGTCCAGATGCGCCTTCTCTCACAGATCGGGTCACCGATTGACGAACCCCACGTCGCCGATGCCACAGTTGTCACCGAAGACGGTATCGCGGTCGGCGACGTCGAATCGGAGATTCAGGCCACGATTGACGACGAACTGGCCGACGTGACCGACATTACGCGACAAGTCATCGAGGGGAACCTCTCGACGTTCTGA
- a CDS encoding tRNA 4-thiouridine(8) synthase ThiI translates to MHPPDADSVLVRHGELGVKSDQVRRKMEHQLADNLRAMLDARDLPGDIDQRRNRLFIHTDHPEGVTAAAADTFGVTSASAVATTDPTLSEIADTLAETTREQYDGGTFAVEARRAGPPSAHPFSSSDIESTGGTAVGETITDMGGEPVVDLDEPDFELFVECRADKAYVFCEKRAGPGGLPLGTQRPVVALVSGGIDSPVAAWKLMKRGAPVIPVYVDLGDYGGPDHRARARSTVETLAAYAPGHDLSLSVVDAGDVVADLSEDLGSLRMLALRRFMLAVAEAIARERDAVGIVTGEAIGQKSSQTSANIAVTDAATTLPVHRPNLTVDKSEITDRARAIGTFEDSTIDTGCNRVAPSHPETNASLEAVRAAEPDDLLDRAEARARDRAVVPIES, encoded by the coding sequence ATGCATCCCCCAGACGCCGACAGCGTACTCGTCCGCCACGGCGAGCTCGGCGTCAAAAGCGACCAGGTCCGCCGGAAGATGGAACACCAGCTGGCGGACAACCTCCGTGCGATGCTCGACGCCCGCGACCTGCCGGGAGATATCGACCAGCGGCGGAACCGACTGTTCATCCACACCGACCACCCCGAGGGCGTGACTGCGGCTGCGGCCGACACGTTCGGCGTCACCTCCGCATCGGCAGTCGCGACGACCGACCCGACGCTATCCGAAATCGCAGACACATTGGCCGAAACCACGCGAGAGCAGTACGACGGTGGCACATTTGCCGTCGAGGCCCGCCGGGCGGGGCCACCATCGGCACATCCCTTTTCGAGTTCGGACATCGAGTCCACCGGCGGGACCGCTGTCGGGGAAACAATAACCGACATGGGCGGCGAGCCCGTTGTCGACCTCGACGAGCCCGATTTCGAACTGTTTGTCGAGTGTCGCGCCGACAAGGCGTACGTCTTCTGTGAGAAGCGCGCCGGCCCGGGCGGGCTCCCGCTGGGGACCCAGCGACCCGTCGTCGCGCTCGTCAGCGGCGGCATCGACTCGCCCGTCGCCGCCTGGAAGCTCATGAAACGCGGCGCGCCGGTGATTCCCGTCTACGTCGACCTCGGTGACTACGGCGGCCCCGACCACCGGGCCCGGGCCCGTTCGACCGTCGAGACGCTCGCCGCGTACGCGCCCGGACACGACCTCTCGCTTTCCGTGGTCGACGCCGGGGACGTCGTCGCCGACCTCTCGGAAGACCTCGGGTCGCTCCGGATGCTCGCGCTCCGCCGGTTCATGCTCGCGGTCGCCGAGGCTATCGCCCGCGAGCGCGACGCCGTCGGCATCGTCACCGGGGAGGCCATCGGCCAGAAGTCCAGCCAGACCAGCGCGAACATCGCGGTCACGGACGCCGCGACGACGCTCCCGGTCCACCGGCCGAACCTCACCGTCGACAAATCCGAGATAACCGACCGCGCGCGGGCCATCGGAACCTTCGAGGACTCGACAATCGACACCGGCTGCAACCGTGTCGCGCCGTCACACCCCGAGACCAACGCCTCGCTCGAAGCGGTCCGAGCGGCCGAACCCGACGACCTGCTCGACCGAGCCGAGGCCCGCGCCCGGGACCGCGCCGTCGTCCCCATCGAAAGCTAA
- a CDS encoding cysteine synthase, producing the protein MKDSILDTIGSPLVSVRAPEGATVAAKVESFNPGGSAKDRPAKYMIDDAEQNGALEPGDTLVEPTSGNTGIGMAMVGSTKGYDVVLVMPASKSPERRQIMKAYGADIELVEGDISDAKERADELCDRDDHVQLRQFENPANPRAHYETTGEEILEQVGDRTVDALVAGVGTGGTLTGTGRRLREAFPEMDIVAVEPADNAVLSGMEPGTGEDSFQGMGPGFVSDNLDTDLLDDVVTVELADAEDECRRLAREEGILVGQSSGASNLAAREVAGKLVADGVDDPLVVTVYWDSGERYMSTGMFDD; encoded by the coding sequence ATGAAAGACTCCATTCTCGATACAATCGGGTCCCCGCTGGTCTCGGTCCGCGCGCCGGAGGGGGCAACCGTCGCGGCGAAGGTCGAGTCGTTCAATCCCGGCGGCTCCGCCAAGGACCGGCCGGCCAAGTACATGATAGACGACGCCGAGCAAAACGGGGCACTCGAACCGGGTGATACGCTCGTCGAACCGACAAGTGGGAACACCGGCATTGGGATGGCGATGGTCGGGTCGACGAAGGGGTACGACGTGGTGCTGGTGATGCCGGCCTCGAAGTCGCCCGAGCGCCGCCAGATAATGAAGGCCTACGGCGCGGACATCGAACTGGTCGAGGGCGACATCTCCGACGCGAAAGAGCGCGCCGACGAACTGTGTGACCGCGACGACCACGTCCAGCTCCGGCAGTTCGAGAACCCGGCGAACCCGCGGGCACACTACGAGACGACGGGCGAGGAGATACTCGAACAGGTCGGCGACCGGACCGTCGACGCCCTGGTCGCGGGCGTCGGGACCGGCGGGACCCTCACCGGAACCGGCCGCCGGCTGCGCGAGGCGTTCCCCGAGATGGACATCGTCGCGGTCGAGCCGGCGGACAACGCCGTCCTCTCGGGAATGGAACCGGGAACCGGCGAGGATAGTTTCCAGGGGATGGGGCCGGGCTTCGTCAGTGACAACCTCGACACCGACTTGCTGGACGACGTGGTGACGGTCGAACTTGCGGACGCGGAAGACGAGTGTCGACGCCTCGCCCGCGAGGAGGGTATCCTCGTCGGCCAGTCCTCGGGCGCGTCGAATCTCGCCGCGCGGGAGGTGGCCGGGAAACTCGTTGCCGACGGCGTCGACGACCCGCTCGTCGTCACGGTCTACTGGGACAGCGGCGAGCGGTACATGTCGACCGGGATGTTCGACGACTAG
- a CDS encoding nickel-responsive regulator — translation MGVVSISMPDELEERIDTFADEHGYTGRSEVVREAVRNLMGEFEDKRLEDRELMAVVTVLFDYETTTVEEKMMHLRHDHESIVASNFHSHVGDRYCMELFVLEGQLDDISAFVGKVRATKDTLSVDYSVLPVDDINMFT, via the coding sequence ATGGGCGTAGTCAGCATCTCGATGCCGGACGAACTGGAAGAGCGAATCGACACGTTCGCCGACGAACACGGATACACGGGTCGCAGCGAAGTAGTTCGTGAAGCAGTCCGGAACCTGATGGGCGAGTTCGAGGACAAGCGACTGGAGGACCGCGAACTGATGGCGGTCGTCACTGTGTTGTTTGACTACGAGACGACCACGGTTGAGGAGAAGATGATGCACCTCCGCCACGACCACGAGTCGATCGTCGCGTCGAACTTCCACAGTCACGTCGGCGACCGGTACTGTATGGAACTGTTCGTCTTGGAGGGACAACTCGACGACATCTCCGCGTTCGTCGGCAAGGTCCGGGCGACGAAGGACACGCTGTCGGTTGATTACTCGGTACTGCCGGTCGACGACATAAACATGTTCACCTGA
- a CDS encoding translation initiation factor 1A 2, producing MSDDSGRRNLRMPTSDEMFAVVTEHLGGNHVRIRCEDGETRLGRIPGRMKFRTWINEDDIVLAEPWDWQDEKANIEWRYKGQDADQLRSEGHIDSLTA from the coding sequence GTGAGCGACGATTCAGGGCGGCGGAATCTCCGCATGCCTACAAGTGACGAGATGTTCGCAGTGGTAACAGAGCACCTTGGCGGGAATCACGTCCGTATTCGCTGCGAGGACGGTGAAACTCGACTCGGTCGGATTCCGGGCCGAATGAAGTTCCGGACCTGGATCAACGAGGACGACATCGTTCTCGCTGAACCGTGGGACTGGCAAGACGAGAAGGCCAACATCGAATGGCGCTACAAGGGACAAGACGCTGACCAGCTCCGTTCGGAAGGCCACATTGACTCGCTGACCGCCTGA
- a CDS encoding metal-binding protein, which translates to MKKQELIHLHSLLAQVQHHYEHEADTSVQHDLYADLGVKPTSIHKSKTDHKEAVFALASGLTDAMSEEADEPQALTAD; encoded by the coding sequence ATGAAGAAACAAGAACTCATTCACCTTCACAGCCTTCTCGCGCAGGTACAACACCACTACGAGCACGAGGCGGACACAAGCGTCCAGCATGATCTGTACGCTGACCTTGGTGTGAAACCGACATCGATCCACAAATCAAAGACAGATCATAAGGAAGCGGTGTTTGCGCTCGCATCCGGACTGACGGATGCGATGTCCGAGGAAGCCGACGAACCGCAGGCGCTGACTGCCGACTGA